In Hermetia illucens chromosome 5, iHerIll2.2.curated.20191125, whole genome shotgun sequence, a single window of DNA contains:
- the LOC119658071 gene encoding pupal cuticle protein Edg-78E-like, which translates to MLENISYKSRDHHPNQHQFHLWIDQIKHIKMFKFIVLAAIVALAAAQHGQHYSSPEAAAEIRSFGSDVSPDGSYQYSYETSNGIAAQEQGVGGHSAAGAASHTSPEGIPIKLTYTADENGFHPEGAHLPVPPPPEPIPDYIVRALQWIEAHPYKEEYANKPQRY; encoded by the exons ATGCTCGAAAATATTTCATATAAAAGTCGCGATCATCACCCCAATCAGCATCAGTTTCATCTTTGGATAGATCAAATCAAACACATTAAGATGTTCAAGTTT ATTGTACTCGCCGCTATTGTTGCCTTGGCTGCTGCCCAACATGGACAACACTACAGCTCTCCTGAAGCCGCTGCTGAGATTCGCAGTTTTGGAAGTGATGTTAGCCCTGATGGATCATACCAGTACTCATATGAGACCTCAAACGGAATTGCTGCCCAAGAACAAGGTGTAGGTGGACACTCGGCTGCAGGAGCAGCCTCACACACCTCTCCAGAAGGAATTCCAATTAAACTCACCTACACTGCTGATGAAAATGGATTCCACCCAGAAGGTGCCCATCTCCCAGTCCCACCACCACCAGAACCAATCCCAGACTACATTGTCCGTGCCTTGCAATGGATCGAAGCTCATCCATACAAAGAGGAATATGCCAACAAGCCACAACGTTATTAA